From Pseudonocardia autotrophica, one genomic window encodes:
- a CDS encoding thioesterase II family protein, which translates to MTAPRGPERHRRWLRCVAPLPTARIRLVCFPHAGGAASGYATWPARMAPFAEVLAVQYPGREERHDEPFAAGVDELADGVAAALAALVPGRYALFGHSLGATVAHEVARRAHRPPEHLVVSGRLPPPELRPGSVHLRDDDGLVAELTELGGTAAALLTDPEMRALVLPRVRADYRVAETYRPRPGPPLQVPVTAVIGDADPRVDERRARRWAETTAAGFDLEVLPGDHFYLTDQREALLALLRRRLGLPDVVAARWPSTP; encoded by the coding sequence GTGACCGCGCCGCGCGGACCGGAGCGGCACCGCCGATGGCTGCGGTGCGTGGCGCCGTTGCCGACCGCCAGGATCCGGCTGGTCTGTTTCCCGCACGCCGGCGGTGCCGCCAGCGGGTACGCCACCTGGCCCGCCCGGATGGCCCCGTTCGCCGAGGTGCTCGCCGTCCAGTACCCGGGCCGGGAGGAGCGGCACGACGAGCCGTTCGCGGCCGGCGTCGACGAGCTCGCCGACGGCGTGGCAGCGGCGCTGGCAGCTCTGGTGCCCGGGAGATACGCGTTGTTCGGGCACAGCCTCGGCGCCACCGTCGCGCACGAGGTCGCCCGCCGGGCGCATCGGCCGCCCGAACACCTCGTCGTCTCCGGCAGGCTCCCGCCGCCCGAGCTGCGGCCCGGCAGCGTCCACCTCCGCGACGACGACGGCCTGGTGGCCGAGCTGACCGAGCTCGGCGGCACCGCAGCGGCCCTGCTCACCGACCCCGAGATGCGCGCGCTGGTGCTGCCCCGGGTACGCGCCGACTACCGGGTGGCCGAGACGTACCGGCCGCGGCCCGGCCCGCCGCTTCAGGTGCCGGTCACCGCGGTCATCGGCGACGCGGATCCGCGGGTCGACGAACGGCGCGCCCGCCGCTGGGCCGAGACCACCGCCGCCGGGTTCGACCTCGAGGTGCTCCCCGGCGACCACTTCTACCTCACCGACCAGCGGGAAGCGCTGCTGGCGCTGCTGCGACGGCGACTCGGGCTACCGGACGTCGTCGCCGCCCGCTGGCCGTCCACCCCGTGA
- the menD gene encoding 2-succinyl-5-enolpyruvyl-6-hydroxy-3-cyclohexene-1-carboxylic-acid synthase, which produces MNPSTALATVLTDELARCGLTDAVVCPGARNTALLLALERHPAIRVHVRIDERSAGFCALGLGRCTGRPAAVVCTSGTAAANLHPAVVEAHESGTPLLVLTADRPAEMRDIGSNQVIDQTRLYGTAVRWFCEIAPDTAPAAPGPYWRSTICQAWRRTTGTDPGPVHLDVPFRDPLVPGTLAELPAGLDGRPDGAPWTRTADRGEVPAEPAPQVERGVIICGDGCRNPAAMVALAEATGWPLLAEPTSGARNAGIALRAPRALLGDPGFARAHPAELVVTSGRPGLSRGTLAYLRTARSHIVVEPGPRVPDPVRTASLVVPALAPPERPVPAGWWTRRWRTADAAVSAALDRELDRRPGLDEPRVARDLVRALPERALLLAGPSMPIRDLDLVAPGRPGIRMIANRGASGIDGVVSTAVGAALAHGGPAYALIGDLTLLHDRNGLLPGPGEAAPDLTIVVLANDGGGIFSELEHGDLGRVPGWSTTVERLFGTPHGVQVGTVAAAAGARHRLVRGPGELTDAIRAGAGGLRIVEVRTDRAEQSALRRELREVIATRLAGCTGSDAERDPALGARGAGA; this is translated from the coding sequence GTGAATCCGTCGACCGCGCTCGCCACCGTCCTGACCGACGAGCTCGCCCGGTGCGGGCTCACCGACGCCGTGGTCTGCCCCGGCGCCCGCAACACCGCTCTGCTGCTGGCACTGGAGCGGCATCCGGCGATCCGGGTGCACGTGCGGATCGACGAACGATCCGCCGGGTTCTGCGCGCTCGGCCTCGGCCGGTGCACCGGCCGTCCGGCCGCGGTGGTCTGCACATCCGGCACCGCCGCCGCGAACCTGCACCCGGCGGTCGTCGAGGCACACGAATCGGGGACTCCGTTGCTGGTGCTCACCGCCGACCGCCCGGCGGAGATGCGTGACATCGGCAGCAACCAGGTGATCGACCAGACCAGGCTCTACGGGACCGCCGTGCGCTGGTTCTGCGAGATCGCGCCGGACACCGCCCCCGCAGCGCCGGGCCCGTACTGGCGTTCCACCATCTGCCAGGCGTGGCGCCGCACCACCGGCACCGATCCCGGCCCGGTGCACCTCGACGTCCCGTTCCGGGACCCGCTGGTCCCCGGCACGCTCGCGGAGTTGCCCGCCGGACTCGACGGCCGCCCCGACGGCGCCCCCTGGACCCGGACGGCCGACCGGGGGGAGGTCCCGGCGGAGCCGGCGCCACAGGTGGAGCGGGGCGTGATCATCTGTGGCGACGGGTGCCGGAACCCGGCCGCGATGGTCGCGCTCGCCGAGGCGACCGGATGGCCGCTGCTGGCCGAACCCACCTCGGGGGCCCGGAACGCCGGGATCGCGTTGCGCGCGCCCCGTGCGCTGCTCGGCGACCCGGGTTTCGCCCGCGCACATCCCGCTGAGCTGGTCGTGACCTCGGGCAGACCCGGGCTGTCCCGCGGCACCCTCGCCTACCTGCGCACCGCGCGCTCGCACATCGTGGTCGAGCCGGGGCCCCGAGTGCCCGATCCGGTGCGGACGGCGTCCCTCGTGGTGCCCGCGCTGGCGCCGCCGGAGCGGCCGGTGCCAGCGGGGTGGTGGACACGCCGGTGGCGAACCGCGGACGCGGCGGTGTCGGCGGCGCTGGACCGTGAGCTGGACCGCCGCCCGGGTCTCGACGAGCCCCGGGTCGCGCGGGACCTGGTGCGGGCACTGCCGGAGCGCGCACTGCTGCTCGCCGGGCCGAGCATGCCGATCCGCGATCTCGACCTCGTCGCCCCCGGGAGGCCCGGCATCCGGATGATCGCCAACCGCGGTGCCAGCGGGATCGACGGCGTCGTGTCGACGGCGGTCGGGGCGGCGCTGGCGCACGGCGGGCCCGCATACGCGCTGATCGGCGACCTCACGTTGCTGCACGACCGCAACGGACTGCTCCCCGGGCCGGGTGAGGCGGCCCCCGACCTGACGATCGTGGTGCTCGCCAACGACGGCGGCGGCATCTTCTCCGAACTGGAGCACGGCGACCTGGGACGGGTCCCCGGTTGGTCGACGACCGTCGAACGGCTCTTCGGCACCCCGCACGGGGTACAGGTGGGCACGGTCGCCGCGGCGGCGGGGGCCCGGCACCGGCTGGTACGAGGACCCGGCGAGCTGACCGACGCGATCCGCGCCGGTGCCGGTGGCCTGCGGATCGTCGAGGTGCGGACCGACCGTGCGGAGCAGTCGGCGCTGCGCCGGGAGCTGCGGGAGGTGATTGCGACCCGGCTCGCCGGATGTACCGGCTCCGACGCGGAGCGGGACCCGGCGCTGGGGGCCCGCGGGGCCGGGGCCTGA
- a CDS encoding saccharopine dehydrogenase NADP-binding domain-containing protein, with amino-acid sequence MIAVLGAYGAVGRAAAAELTRTGAEPVRVGGRDPERLGATARELGAEPYPVDLTDPDALAGFCTGASVVVNGAGPAHRVLDTVARAAAAAGSHYVDPAGDDDLAARVAASYPEGADRAAVLSAGMLPGLSGLLPRHVAAGFDAADRLHAYLGGRSALTPAAAADFLLSAAATEGKPLTGWSGGHRALRPLREVELPFFPGRVTATPHLTPEIERVARALGLAEAHWFTVFVGEQATALLARHTAGAATGSDDPVAAFGRAVGVDLAGHDPYQVLACQIEGTTGDRREVRTLTLRVDDGYALSGTTAAFTATQAAAGRIGGGTAHLAAVADPAAAVAWLSDSPVVRTLTVVDGLPMIEDRLRAGEDAAGLFEDGEL; translated from the coding sequence ATGATCGCGGTGCTGGGCGCCTACGGCGCCGTCGGCCGGGCCGCGGCCGCGGAGCTGACCCGTACCGGCGCCGAGCCGGTGCGGGTCGGTGGCCGCGACCCCGAGCGGCTCGGCGCCACCGCCCGTGAGCTGGGCGCCGAGCCGTACCCGGTGGATCTCACCGACCCGGACGCGCTGGCCGGCTTCTGCACCGGCGCCTCGGTCGTCGTCAACGGCGCCGGCCCCGCACATCGGGTGCTCGACACCGTCGCCCGCGCCGCCGCCGCGGCCGGATCGCACTACGTCGACCCGGCGGGCGACGACGATCTCGCCGCCCGCGTCGCCGCTAGCTACCCGGAGGGAGCGGATCGGGCTGCGGTGCTGTCCGCCGGGATGCTGCCCGGGCTCTCCGGATTGCTGCCCCGGCACGTCGCCGCCGGTTTCGACGCCGCCGACCGGCTGCACGCCTACCTCGGCGGCCGGTCGGCCCTGACCCCCGCGGCGGCGGCCGACTTCCTGCTCAGCGCCGCGGCGACCGAGGGGAAACCGCTGACCGGCTGGTCCGGCGGGCACCGTGCGCTGCGCCCGCTGCGCGAGGTCGAGCTGCCGTTCTTCCCCGGCCGGGTCACCGCCACCCCGCATCTCACCCCGGAGATCGAACGGGTTGCCCGCGCGCTGGGGCTGGCCGAGGCGCACTGGTTCACCGTGTTCGTCGGGGAGCAGGCCACCGCGTTGCTGGCGCGGCACACCGCAGGCGCGGCGACCGGTTCGGACGACCCGGTCGCCGCGTTCGGCAGGGCCGTCGGCGTCGACCTCGCGGGGCACGATCCCTACCAGGTGCTCGCCTGCCAGATCGAGGGGACCACCGGGGACCGGCGCGAGGTGCGGACCCTCACCCTGCGGGTCGACGACGGCTACGCGCTCAGCGGCACCACCGCCGCGTTCACCGCCACCCAGGCCGCTGCCGGGCGAATCGGCGGCGGAACGGCGCACCTGGCCGCCGTCGCCGATCCGGCCGCCGCCGTCGCCTGGCTGTCGGACAGCCCGGTGGTCCGGACCCTGACCGTGGTCGACGGCCTGCCGATGATCGAGGACCGATTGCGGGCGGGCGAGGACGCCGCAGGCCTGTTCGAGGACGGCGAGCTGTGA
- a CDS encoding Gfo/Idh/MocA family oxidoreductase, producing the protein MTAPDAPLRIVVCGSRFGARYADALATDPGSELVGLLGRGSTRTAELAARLGVPHARRIEDLPPTDAACVVVGTGLAGGAGSTLAGELLERGVAVLQEHPVPDSELAGTLALARRRGVAYRVSSLHPGLPAPRRFAAAARGLGRPLFADAVCAVPMSYVLLDVLAGALRGLRPFACAATDVPEPVAALAAAPSPMRCVQAAAAGVPLTLRVQNQLHEADPESHMHIPIRITLGFGAGVLTLLDLHGPVLWSPRPDTRAAGDAPGAGVIGPAEAPGFTAAARTLWPDGIRCSVAELGHDIRTGADPMRAGRRHLAVAAAWAQVYEALGYPEPLTGELPDALAPAEVDALAVDEGAR; encoded by the coding sequence GTGACCGCGCCGGACGCACCGCTGCGCATCGTCGTCTGCGGCAGCCGGTTCGGGGCCCGCTACGCCGACGCGCTCGCCACCGATCCCGGCAGCGAGCTCGTCGGGCTGCTCGGCCGGGGGAGTACCCGCACCGCGGAGCTGGCGGCCCGGCTCGGCGTCCCGCACGCCCGCCGGATCGAGGACCTGCCCCCGACCGACGCGGCCTGCGTCGTCGTCGGCACCGGACTGGCCGGAGGCGCGGGCAGCACCCTGGCCGGGGAACTGCTCGAGCGCGGTGTCGCCGTCCTGCAGGAACACCCGGTGCCCGACTCGGAGCTGGCCGGGACCCTCGCGCTGGCCCGCCGCCGCGGCGTCGCCTATCGGGTGTCCAGCCTGCACCCCGGGCTGCCCGCACCGCGCCGGTTCGCCGCGGCGGCCCGGGGGCTCGGGCGGCCGCTGTTCGCCGACGCGGTGTGCGCCGTCCCGATGTCCTACGTGCTGCTCGACGTGCTGGCCGGTGCGCTGCGCGGGCTGCGACCGTTCGCCTGCGCCGCCACCGACGTCCCGGAACCGGTCGCCGCGCTGGCCGCCGCCCCGTCACCGATGCGGTGCGTACAGGCGGCCGCCGCAGGCGTTCCGCTGACCCTGCGCGTGCAGAACCAGCTGCACGAGGCCGACCCGGAGAGCCACATGCACATTCCGATCCGGATCACCCTCGGCTTCGGCGCGGGTGTCCTCACCCTGCTCGACCTGCACGGGCCGGTGCTGTGGTCGCCGCGCCCGGACACCCGGGCGGCCGGCGACGCCCCCGGCGCCGGGGTGATCGGCCCGGCCGAGGCGCCCGGCTTCACCGCGGCCGCCCGCACCCTGTGGCCGGACGGGATCCGCTGTTCGGTCGCGGAGCTGGGCCACGACATCCGCACCGGTGCCGACCCGATGCGGGCCGGGCGGCGGCATCTAGCCGTGGCAGCCGCCTGGGCGCAGGTCTACGAGGCGCTCGGCTACCCGGAGCCGCTCACCGGGGAACTCCCGGACGCGCTGGCACCCGCCGAGGTCGACGCACTCGCCGTGGACGAGGGTGCCCGGTGA
- a CDS encoding methyltransferase yields MSTAALTLLTGPWAARAVTAAVRLGVFDELAAGPATPDELATRLGLHRPGLERLLRLLTGFGLLRTDPAGHALTEDGAPLTSGHPRSVRLLAEFYEEDHLRAAWDDLEAGLRTGDTPFAVAHGRPVFEHLAGAPEQAARYTAAMAAGSRFGDRLPAAVDLSAARCVVDVGGGDGGVLAALLTACPQLSGVLLDRPEVAGRAGAALRGAGVADRVQIVGADFFEAGAVPQGADVYLLSRILHNWSDDRCRALLNALRVAAGPGGRVLVVERMVRSEATDGPDGLLPLLFDLHMLVMTQGRERTEDEYAALLAGCGFVAAPAVALPLGFSVVTGTPAGGGVR; encoded by the coding sequence GTGAGCACCGCCGCGCTGACCCTGCTCACCGGGCCGTGGGCGGCCCGCGCCGTCACCGCGGCCGTCCGGCTCGGGGTGTTCGACGAGCTCGCCGCCGGCCCGGCCACGCCCGACGAGCTGGCCACCCGGCTGGGGCTGCACCGGCCCGGCCTGGAACGGCTGCTGCGGCTGCTCACCGGGTTCGGGCTGCTGCGAACGGACCCGGCGGGGCACGCCCTGACCGAGGACGGCGCACCGTTGACGAGCGGCCACCCCCGGTCGGTCCGGCTGCTCGCCGAGTTCTACGAGGAGGACCACCTGCGCGCCGCATGGGACGACCTGGAGGCCGGCCTGCGGACCGGTGACACCCCGTTCGCGGTGGCGCACGGCCGCCCGGTGTTCGAGCACCTGGCCGGCGCGCCGGAACAGGCGGCCCGGTACACCGCGGCGATGGCCGCGGGCAGCCGGTTCGGTGACCGGCTGCCCGCCGCGGTGGACCTGTCCGCGGCGCGCTGTGTGGTCGACGTCGGCGGTGGGGACGGCGGCGTGCTGGCGGCCCTGCTCACCGCCTGCCCGCAGCTGAGCGGCGTGTTGCTCGACCGCCCCGAGGTGGCGGGGCGGGCCGGTGCGGCGCTGCGCGGGGCCGGTGTCGCCGACCGGGTGCAGATCGTCGGCGCGGACTTCTTCGAGGCCGGGGCCGTCCCGCAGGGCGCGGACGTCTACCTGCTGTCCCGGATCCTGCACAACTGGTCGGACGATCGCTGCCGGGCGCTCCTGAACGCCCTCCGGGTGGCGGCCGGGCCGGGTGGCCGGGTGCTCGTGGTCGAGCGGATGGTCCGCTCGGAGGCCACGGACGGACCGGACGGCCTGCTGCCGCTGTTGTTCGACCTGCACATGCTCGTCATGACCCAGGGCAGGGAACGCACCGAGGACGAGTACGCGGCGTTGCTGGCCGGGTGCGGCTTCGTGGCCGCACCCGCCGTCGCGCTGCCGCTCGGGTTCTCGGTCGTCACGGGAACCCCGGCCGGGGGTGGGGTGCGGTGA
- a CDS encoding (2,3-dihydroxybenzoyl)adenylate synthase — MLDGFVPWPDDLAHRYRERGWWAGRTLGAELRGWARRSGDRTALVAGPERWSYRDLDHRADAVSARLAAAGITRGDVVVLQLDNTASFVAVIFGLFRLGARPVVALPAHRRSEIEYFCTATGATACLVPEPGDGFDHRALAEEVREVVPTLRTVLVVGGPAPGVLDVGPARPGEPAPPAEIDDPSDVALLLLSGGTTGLPKLVPRTHDDWSYSGRAMAETIPYDASTVTLVGLPIGHNWTLTHGMLATFHAGGTLVVAPSPDPEQAFGLVERERVTDTGLVPGMAMLWMSEAEWTPHDLSSLRRVAIGGTKLAEEVARAVEPALGCRLQQMFGMAEGLVGFVRDDDPDEMRVLSQGRPISDGDELRVVDDTDRDVPPGEPGELLTRGPYTIRGYFDAPEHDVRAFTRDGYYRTGDLVRVLPGGFVVFEGRVKDQINRGGEKIAAEEVENHLHAHPAVRDVLVVGVPDRVLGERCCACVVPEGPPPTLAGIREFLTGRGLAAYKFPDLLEIVEEFPVTGLGKVSKKLLAQQVAAGGAR, encoded by the coding sequence GTGCTCGACGGATTCGTGCCATGGCCCGACGACCTCGCCCACCGCTACCGGGAGCGCGGCTGGTGGGCCGGTCGGACCCTCGGCGCCGAGCTGCGTGGCTGGGCCCGCCGCAGCGGCGACCGCACCGCGCTCGTCGCGGGCCCCGAGCGATGGTCCTACCGCGACCTCGACCACCGCGCGGACGCGGTCTCCGCCCGGCTCGCCGCCGCCGGTATCACCCGTGGCGACGTCGTGGTTCTGCAGCTGGACAACACCGCGTCGTTCGTCGCCGTGATCTTCGGGCTGTTCCGGCTCGGCGCCCGTCCGGTGGTCGCGCTGCCGGCGCACCGGCGCAGCGAGATCGAGTACTTCTGCACGGCCACCGGGGCCACCGCCTGTCTGGTCCCCGAACCGGGTGACGGGTTCGACCATCGCGCGCTCGCCGAGGAGGTCCGGGAGGTCGTGCCGACGCTGCGCACCGTGCTCGTCGTCGGCGGACCCGCGCCGGGAGTCCTCGACGTCGGACCGGCCCGCCCCGGCGAACCGGCACCGCCTGCGGAGATCGACGACCCGTCCGACGTGGCGCTGCTGCTGCTCTCCGGCGGGACGACCGGCCTGCCCAAGCTCGTTCCCCGCACCCACGACGACTGGTCCTACAGCGGCCGCGCGATGGCCGAGACGATCCCGTACGACGCCTCCACGGTCACCCTGGTCGGACTGCCGATCGGGCACAACTGGACTCTCACCCACGGGATGCTCGCCACCTTCCACGCGGGCGGCACCCTGGTGGTCGCACCGAGCCCCGATCCGGAGCAGGCGTTCGGGCTGGTGGAGCGTGAGCGGGTGACCGACACCGGGCTGGTCCCCGGTATGGCGATGCTGTGGATGTCGGAGGCCGAGTGGACCCCGCACGACCTGTCCAGCCTGCGGCGTGTCGCGATCGGCGGGACGAAGCTGGCGGAGGAGGTCGCCCGTGCGGTGGAGCCGGCACTCGGCTGCCGGTTGCAGCAGATGTTCGGCATGGCGGAGGGGCTGGTCGGTTTCGTCCGCGACGACGATCCCGACGAGATGCGGGTGCTCAGCCAGGGCCGTCCGATCTCCGACGGCGACGAGCTGCGGGTGGTCGACGACACCGACCGGGATGTCCCGCCCGGCGAACCGGGCGAGCTGCTGACCCGCGGGCCCTACACGATCCGCGGCTACTTCGACGCCCCCGAGCACGACGTCCGCGCGTTCACCCGGGACGGCTACTACCGGACCGGTGACCTCGTCCGAGTGCTGCCGGGCGGCTTCGTGGTGTTCGAGGGCCGGGTCAAGGACCAGATCAACCGGGGCGGGGAGAAGATCGCCGCCGAGGAGGTCGAGAACCACCTGCACGCCCATCCCGCGGTGCGCGACGTACTCGTGGTCGGTGTGCCGGACCGAGTGCTCGGGGAGCGCTGCTGCGCCTGCGTGGTCCCCGAGGGGCCGCCACCGACGCTGGCCGGGATCCGGGAGTTCCTCACCGGCCGCGGCCTGGCCGCGTACAAGTTCCCCGACCTGCTGGAGATCGTCGAGGAGTTCCCGGTCACCGGGCTCGGGAAGGTCAGCAAGAAGCTGCTGGCGCAGCAGGTTGCGGCCGGTGGTGCCCGGTGA